In Colletotrichum lupini chromosome 6, complete sequence, a single window of DNA contains:
- a CDS encoding RTA1 like protein translates to MIDVGTNILVAGLSIQVACLFAFTACSLEFLWRVKKNPEMRNPEFTDLVNSKRYKLFLFAFLFIRTVFRSVELSEGFGGKLANQEVEFMILDGTMIILACSCLTIFHPGYGFGKRWNEAKFRFRASKAKGSPQTITPGSSEKAAPETFAERL, encoded by the exons ATG ATCGATGTGGGAACAAACATTCTTGTGGCCGGCCTGTCGATACAGGTTGCTTGTCTGTTTGCATTCACTGCCTGCAGCCTCGAATTCCTCTGGCGCGTGAAGAAGAACCCAGAGATGCGGAATCCCGAGTTTACCGATTTGGTCAACAGCAAAAGATACAAACTGTTCCTGTTTG CATTCTTGTTTATACGAACTGTTTTCCGTTCCGTTGAGCTCAGCGAGGGTTTCGGTGGGAAGCTTGCCAACCAAGAGGTTGAGTTCATGATCCTCGACGGAACCATGATTATACTAGCATGCTCGTGCTTGACTATCTTCCACCCAGGTTATGGCTTCGGGAAAAGGTGGAACGAGGCTAAATTCCGATTCCGTGCCTCCAAGGCAAAGGGAAGTCCACAAACCATCACCCCTGGTAGCAGCGAAAAGGCTGCGCCGGAGACATTCGCAGAGAGGTTGTAA